A single Pirellulaceae bacterium DNA region contains:
- the lepB gene encoding signal peptidase I, with amino-acid sequence MAAATIPKGTIQPNHHLRETVESIVVAFILAFLFRAFVAEAFVIPTGSMAPTLMGAHKDLYCNQCGSRYQVGASLEFDSQSGARTGNYVIGSHSSICRAVNPIDFNDANQATFSGDRILVSKFDYVLSKPQRWDVLVFKFPEEARMNYIKRLVGLPGEQILIQEGDIYTRTQSNAPWVIARKPAHKVLAVRQPVADTSHQAAELVKRGFPSLWQPWSEGGKQTPWQVNHSPEAWSANLSADPQTSWLRYYHKDLTPRQWLAVEQGQQLPEVSPTQSQLITDFLAYNSYYAKSLRQQDIREIKVDDLVQQPQSENGVHWVGDLIGEFDVEVESSSGQLCLQVVEFGLEFQVAIDITTGDVQLTAWDASQLERSNLDGFFSGESELVAACKIRGPGRYQVALANVDDQILLWVNGRLVKFNRPAEFDSWSLRDDKQRRPFWLESRPLDAAPIAIGGKDIDMTVHRAQVFRDLYYTAVQRHGYRNYDSTDFGQARSRLRAPDVLGNGTSGMDDDEIIAAVYAKPKLWQTTALFSLRNKNEYTLGEGQYFPLGDNSAQSSDARMWERKFVDEKYLLGKALLVFWPHYWNRPIPFLPDFGRMGLIR; translated from the coding sequence ATGGCGGCGGCGACCATCCCCAAGGGAACGATTCAGCCCAATCATCACCTGCGCGAGACCGTCGAGTCGATTGTGGTGGCCTTTATATTAGCTTTCCTGTTCCGCGCATTTGTAGCTGAAGCCTTCGTCATTCCCACCGGATCGATGGCACCAACACTGATGGGGGCCCACAAGGATTTATACTGCAACCAATGTGGCTCGCGGTATCAAGTGGGTGCTAGCCTTGAATTTGACAGCCAATCGGGGGCTCGCACCGGTAACTATGTGATTGGAAGTCATTCGTCGATCTGCCGAGCGGTGAATCCAATCGACTTTAACGACGCCAATCAAGCCACATTCAGTGGCGACCGCATACTAGTCAGTAAATTTGATTACGTTCTCAGCAAGCCTCAACGCTGGGATGTATTGGTTTTCAAATTCCCTGAAGAGGCGCGCATGAATTATATCAAGCGACTGGTGGGATTGCCCGGCGAGCAGATTCTGATTCAAGAGGGGGATATCTATACGCGGACCCAATCAAATGCTCCTTGGGTAATCGCTCGCAAGCCGGCCCACAAGGTCTTGGCCGTGCGTCAACCAGTGGCGGATACGAGCCATCAAGCTGCCGAATTGGTAAAACGAGGGTTCCCAAGTTTGTGGCAACCTTGGTCTGAAGGCGGAAAACAAACGCCTTGGCAGGTAAATCACTCGCCGGAAGCTTGGTCAGCCAATTTGTCAGCTGACCCACAGACGAGTTGGCTCCGCTACTATCACAAAGATTTGACTCCTCGACAATGGTTGGCTGTCGAGCAAGGCCAACAGTTGCCAGAGGTGTCGCCCACGCAATCACAATTGATTACTGACTTTCTGGCCTATAACAGCTACTACGCTAAATCCTTGAGGCAGCAAGATATCCGGGAGATCAAAGTCGATGATCTTGTCCAACAACCGCAGTCGGAAAATGGCGTTCACTGGGTCGGAGATTTGATAGGCGAATTCGATGTCGAAGTCGAATCGTCTAGCGGCCAGTTGTGTTTGCAAGTTGTCGAGTTCGGGCTTGAATTCCAGGTGGCCATCGATATCACCACTGGGGATGTTCAGTTGACGGCCTGGGATGCAAGTCAGTTGGAACGCAGCAACCTGGACGGGTTTTTTAGCGGCGAAAGCGAATTGGTGGCCGCTTGTAAAATTCGCGGTCCGGGACGCTACCAAGTTGCCTTGGCCAACGTCGACGATCAAATTCTTCTGTGGGTCAATGGGCGATTGGTCAAGTTCAATCGCCCGGCAGAATTCGACTCCTGGAGTCTCAGAGACGACAAGCAGCGGCGCCCGTTTTGGCTGGAATCGCGGCCATTGGACGCAGCACCGATTGCCATTGGCGGGAAGGACATTGATATGACCGTGCATCGGGCGCAAGTCTTCCGCGACTTATACTACACCGCTGTCCAGCGGCACGGTTATCGCAATTATGATTCGACTGACTTTGGTCAAGCCCGCTCCCGATTGCGCGCCCCAGATGTATTGGGCAATGGTACCAGTGGCATGGACGACGACGAGATCATTGCGGCCGTTTACGCAAAACCTAAGCTTTGGCAAACCACTGCCCTTTTTAGTCTGCGCAATAAGAACGAGTATACCCTCGGTGAAGGCCAGTATTTTCCATTAGGCGACAATAGCGCTCAAAGCTCTGACGCGCGCATGTGGGAACGTAAATTCGTGGACGAAAAGTATCTGCTCGGCAAGGCTTTGCTAGTATTTTGGCCGCATTATTGGAATCGCCCAATTCCTTTCTTGCCCGACTTTGGCCGGATGGGTTTGATCCGCTAG
- the lptB gene encoding LPS export ABC transporter ATP-binding protein — protein MTSAMNVVLEVEGLEKSYGRRQVVAGVSMSVGEAEIVGLLGPNGAGKSTSFKMTCGLVKPDRGRVRLNDLEVTDWPLFRRAGEGGMGYLAQESSVFRKLTVEQNISSLYELLGVPYRERKQRTHKLLEDFEITHIRRSKAGRLSGGERRRLEIARCLVSDPKIIMLDEPFAGIDPVTVQNIQQIIVKLRERGIAILITDHAAREILETVDRCYVISKGSVLHEGSPDSVMNHPEVRKQYLGEISSQPAPLSGPHFFRRSQRATIQPAHRPSRRTDV, from the coding sequence ATGACATCGGCGATGAATGTGGTACTGGAGGTCGAAGGACTCGAAAAATCCTATGGCCGCCGTCAGGTGGTAGCGGGCGTAAGTATGTCGGTAGGCGAGGCTGAAATCGTTGGCCTGTTAGGCCCCAACGGTGCCGGCAAGTCGACGAGCTTCAAAATGACTTGCGGACTTGTAAAACCCGATCGCGGACGCGTTCGGCTCAACGACCTTGAAGTCACTGACTGGCCATTATTCCGCCGCGCAGGTGAGGGTGGTATGGGCTATTTGGCTCAGGAGTCCAGCGTGTTTCGCAAGTTGACTGTCGAGCAAAACATCTCCAGCCTCTACGAGCTACTGGGCGTTCCGTATCGCGAGCGCAAGCAACGCACTCACAAGCTGCTGGAAGACTTCGAGATCACACATATCCGCCGCTCCAAGGCTGGCCGGCTGTCCGGTGGTGAGCGCCGGCGACTGGAGATTGCTCGCTGCCTAGTTTCCGATCCCAAGATCATCATGCTGGACGAACCGTTTGCCGGTATCGACCCGGTTACAGTTCAGAACATTCAGCAGATTATTGTTAAGCTACGCGAGCGCGGCATCGCCATTTTGATTACCGACCATGCTGCTCGTGAAATTCTGGAGACCGTTGATCGCTGCTACGTCATTAGCAAAGGTAGTGTATTGCATGAGGGCTCGCCGGATTCCGTCATGAATCATCCCGAGGTGCGCAAGCAGTACTTGGGTGAAATTTCCAGCCAGCCCGCGCCGCTGTCCGGGCCACACTTCTTCCGCCGCAGTCAGCGTGCTACCATCCAGCCGGCGCATCGTCCATCGCGCCGCACAGATGTCTAG